A stretch of Caballeronia sp. SL2Y3 DNA encodes these proteins:
- a CDS encoding RbsD/FucU family protein, translating to MLKNIDPLLNADILYALAAMGHGDEVVVCDANFPGDSVARQTVLGKLLRIDGANAPRVVRAVLSVMPLDTFVDDPAGRMEVVGDATTLPAVQREAQREVDQAEGREVAFAPIERFAFYERAKNAYCVIRTGETRGYGCFIFKKGVQLAPDAPQGDAP from the coding sequence TTGCTGAAGAACATTGACCCGCTTCTGAACGCCGACATTCTTTACGCGCTGGCCGCGATGGGACACGGCGATGAAGTCGTCGTTTGCGACGCCAACTTCCCCGGCGATTCGGTCGCGCGACAGACGGTCCTGGGCAAGCTCTTGCGGATCGACGGCGCGAATGCGCCGCGTGTCGTGCGCGCGGTGCTGTCGGTGATGCCGCTGGATACCTTCGTGGACGATCCCGCAGGCCGCATGGAAGTCGTCGGCGATGCAACGACGTTACCCGCCGTGCAGCGCGAAGCGCAACGCGAAGTCGATCAAGCGGAAGGCCGCGAAGTGGCGTTCGCGCCGATCGAGCGCTTCGCGTTTTATGAGCGCGCGAAGAATGCTTACTGCGTCATCCGCACGGGCGAGACGCGCGGTTACGGCTGCTTCATCTTCAAGAAAGGCGTGCAGCTCGCGCCGGATGCGCCGCAAGGGGACGCGCCATGA
- the rbsK gene encoding ribokinase: MSGSVVILGIYVTDLAFRAERMPLLGETVAGSAFAMGPGGKGSNQAVAAARAGADVVFCTRIGNDAFGKIAQATWAAEGITSRASVIDDTATGAAHIYVDENTGGNAIIVAAGAAGTLGPDDVDAIEADIANAAVFVTQLEQPIPAAKRGLELARKHGVTTVFNPAPALALDDDIYPLCDYITPNETEAAALTGLAVKSVDDARRAADVLLSKGARAAIITLGEAGALLHSANESVLVPAFECGRVVETAGAGDGFTGGFAAALARGDSALDAVRFGCALASISVTRPGTAPSMPRLDEINALLSERSVTQ; this comes from the coding sequence ATGAGCGGCAGCGTCGTCATCCTCGGCATCTATGTGACGGACCTCGCTTTCCGCGCAGAGCGTATGCCCTTGCTTGGCGAAACGGTGGCGGGTTCCGCGTTCGCGATGGGACCGGGCGGCAAGGGTTCGAATCAGGCCGTGGCCGCCGCTCGCGCGGGCGCGGACGTCGTCTTCTGCACGCGCATCGGCAACGATGCGTTCGGCAAGATCGCGCAGGCCACGTGGGCGGCCGAAGGCATTACATCGCGAGCCAGCGTGATAGACGATACCGCGACCGGCGCCGCGCATATCTATGTGGACGAGAACACCGGCGGCAACGCGATCATCGTCGCGGCGGGCGCGGCAGGCACGCTCGGCCCCGATGACGTGGATGCCATCGAAGCGGACATCGCGAACGCAGCCGTCTTCGTCACCCAACTGGAGCAGCCGATTCCGGCCGCGAAACGCGGGCTCGAACTCGCCCGGAAGCATGGCGTGACGACCGTTTTCAATCCCGCGCCCGCACTCGCACTCGACGACGATATCTATCCGCTTTGCGACTACATCACGCCGAACGAGACCGAGGCGGCGGCATTGACCGGACTCGCCGTGAAGTCCGTCGACGATGCGCGTCGCGCGGCGGATGTTCTGTTGAGCAAAGGCGCGCGCGCGGCGATCATCACGTTGGGCGAAGCGGGCGCGCTTCTGCATAGCGCGAACGAATCGGTGCTGGTTCCTGCGTTCGAATGCGGGCGCGTGGTCGAAACCGCCGGGGCGGGCGATGGCTTCACCGGCGGCTTTGCAGCGGCGCTCGCGCGCGGCGACAGTGCGCTCGATGCCGTTCGCTTCGGATGCGCGTTGGCGAGCATCTCGGTCACGCGGCCAGGCACCGCACCCTCGATGCCTCGCCTCGACGAAATCAATGCGTTGTTGAGTGAAAGGAGCGTGACGCAATGA
- a CDS encoding aldehyde dehydrogenase family protein: MSVAHYFSSMEYGPAPEDDRAVRAWLDQHAGRFGHFIDGAWRDGADEHRFGSREPATGRVLASIAQGSSGDVDAAVQAAHDALESWQGIGGAGRARHLYALSRMVQRHSRLFAVLESLDNGKPIRESRDIDIPLVSRHFLHHAGWAQLQDREFADWAPLGVIGQIVPWNFPLLMLAWKIAPALALGNCVVLKPAEYTSLTALLFAELAHRAGLPKGVLNVVTGDGRTGAALVEHPRVAKIAFTGSTEVGRQIRATTAGSGKSLTLELGGKSPFIVFDDADIDSAVEGVVDAIWFNQGQVCCAGSRLLVQEGIEARFIDKLKRRMETLRVGPSLDKGVDMSAIVDDVQLERIRALVAKGESEGCEIHQPSRLALPEGGAFFAPTLVTNVAPASTLAQEEIFGPVLVSMSFRTPDEAVALANNTRYGLAASVWSENISRALDVAPRLQCGVVWINATNLFDAAVGFGGYRESGFGREGGREGIYEYLKPRAWSKLPMRSDTQAPPAEPDSLLESANVSAIDRTAKLFIGGKQTRPDSGYSRLVRSPAGEIVGEVAEGNRKDIRNAVAAARGMTKWAAASAHNRAQVLYYLAENLSARAEEFARQLLTRAGSSERDAKREVDASIARLFTYAAWADKFDGAVHAPPLHGVALAMHEPVGVIGVICPDEAPLLGIVSLIAPALALGNTVVAVPSMTCPLMATDFYQVADTSDVPGGALNIVTGDARSLAKTLAQHDDVDALWCFNGAALSAMAERESVGNLKRTFVDHGRLFDWHDASSEGLPFLRQAVQVKNIWVPYGD, encoded by the coding sequence ATCGCGCCGTGCGCGCATGGCTCGATCAACACGCCGGACGCTTCGGCCATTTCATCGACGGTGCGTGGCGAGACGGCGCGGACGAACATCGCTTCGGTTCGCGCGAGCCGGCGACGGGCCGCGTGCTCGCGTCGATCGCGCAAGGGTCGAGCGGCGATGTGGATGCCGCCGTGCAAGCCGCGCACGACGCGCTGGAATCCTGGCAAGGCATCGGCGGCGCGGGCCGCGCGCGGCACCTGTACGCACTGTCGCGCATGGTGCAAAGGCATAGCCGCCTCTTCGCCGTGCTCGAATCGCTCGATAACGGCAAGCCGATTCGCGAATCGCGCGACATCGATATTCCCCTTGTTTCAAGGCACTTTCTGCATCATGCGGGCTGGGCGCAATTGCAGGATCGCGAGTTCGCGGACTGGGCGCCGCTCGGCGTGATCGGGCAAATCGTGCCGTGGAATTTTCCGCTGCTGATGCTCGCGTGGAAGATCGCGCCCGCGCTTGCACTCGGCAATTGCGTCGTGCTCAAGCCCGCGGAATACACGTCGCTCACGGCGTTGCTCTTCGCGGAACTCGCGCATCGCGCGGGTTTGCCGAAGGGCGTGCTGAACGTCGTGACCGGCGATGGCCGCACGGGCGCGGCGCTCGTCGAGCATCCGCGCGTCGCGAAGATCGCGTTCACCGGATCGACGGAAGTGGGCCGCCAGATTCGCGCGACGACGGCGGGCTCGGGCAAATCGCTCACGCTCGAATTGGGCGGCAAGTCGCCGTTCATCGTGTTCGACGACGCCGATATCGACTCGGCTGTGGAAGGCGTCGTCGATGCGATCTGGTTCAATCAAGGCCAGGTGTGCTGCGCGGGTTCGCGTCTGCTCGTGCAGGAAGGCATCGAAGCGCGCTTCATCGACAAGCTCAAGCGCCGCATGGAAACGCTGCGCGTCGGGCCGTCGCTGGACAAGGGCGTCGACATGAGCGCCATCGTCGATGACGTGCAGCTCGAACGCATTCGCGCGCTCGTGGCGAAAGGCGAAAGCGAAGGATGCGAGATTCATCAGCCGTCGCGTCTCGCGCTGCCCGAAGGCGGGGCGTTCTTCGCGCCGACGCTGGTGACGAACGTCGCGCCGGCATCGACGCTCGCGCAAGAGGAAATCTTCGGGCCCGTGCTCGTCTCGATGAGCTTTCGCACGCCCGACGAAGCCGTCGCCTTGGCGAACAACACGCGCTATGGCCTCGCCGCGAGTGTCTGGAGCGAGAACATCAGCCGCGCGCTGGACGTCGCGCCGCGCCTGCAATGCGGCGTCGTTTGGATCAACGCGACGAATCTGTTCGATGCGGCAGTGGGCTTCGGCGGCTATCGTGAGTCCGGTTTCGGGCGGGAAGGCGGACGCGAGGGCATATACGAATATCTCAAGCCGCGCGCATGGTCCAAGCTGCCGATGCGCTCCGACACGCAAGCGCCGCCCGCCGAGCCGGACTCGCTGCTGGAATCGGCGAACGTCAGCGCGATCGACCGCACGGCGAAGCTCTTCATCGGCGGCAAGCAGACGCGGCCGGATAGCGGTTACTCGCGGCTCGTTCGCTCGCCTGCGGGCGAGATCGTCGGCGAAGTGGCCGAGGGCAATCGCAAGGACATTCGCAACGCAGTGGCGGCGGCGCGCGGCATGACGAAATGGGCGGCAGCGAGCGCGCACAACCGCGCGCAGGTGTTGTATTACCTCGCGGAGAATCTGAGCGCGCGAGCGGAGGAATTCGCACGCCAACTCTTAACGCGCGCGGGTTCCAGCGAACGCGACGCGAAGCGCGAAGTCGATGCGTCGATTGCCCGCTTGTTCACGTATGCAGCGTGGGCCGACAAGTTCGACGGCGCGGTGCATGCGCCGCCGTTGCACGGCGTCGCGCTGGCGATGCACGAGCCGGTCGGCGTGATCGGCGTCATCTGTCCGGACGAAGCGCCGTTGCTCGGTATCGTCTCGCTGATCGCGCCCGCGCTCGCGCTGGGCAATACGGTCGTGGCGGTGCCGAGCATGACGTGCCCGCTCATGGCGACGGACTTCTATCAGGTCGCGGATACGTCCGACGTGCCGGGCGGCGCGCTCAACATCGTGACCGGCGACGCGCGCTCGCTTGCGAAAACGCTGGCCCAGCACGATGACGTCGATGCGCTCTGGTGCTTCAATGGCGCGGCGCTTTCGGCGATGGCCGAGCGCGAATCGGTCGGCAATCTGAAGCGAACCTTTGTCGATCACGGACGACTGTTCGACTGGCATGATGCATCGAGTGAAGGTTTGCCCTTCTTGCGCCAAGCCGTGCAAGTCAAGAATATCTGGGTGCCGTACGGAGACTGA
- a CDS encoding ABC transporter permease — MKASKWLADRQFNFLIGVNLLVVIVATWLSHGQFLDIDNLQSMGGQLPELGLLALGIMLSMVSGNGGIDLSGVGLANLSGMVAAMALPHMVSADDSPALYTAVFVGIVVAMGLIGGLLNGVVIAKLRLTPILCTLGTQLLFTGIAVVLSNGASVRVEYVDPLSNIGNGTFLQVPISLWIFIAAVLVLGWVLKRTPFGLRLYLMGTNPKAAFYAGIPRARMLILTYGMCGVLASLAGLISATHTSSAKWDYGNSYLLIAILIAVMGGVNPAGGYGRIVCVFLAATVLQFLSSLFNLLGVSQFFGDCAWGFLLLASLAFAGGERVRAIFGIGGAKPTSKIPPPPASTGR, encoded by the coding sequence ATGAAGGCGTCGAAGTGGCTCGCTGACCGGCAGTTCAACTTTCTGATCGGCGTGAATCTGCTGGTGGTGATCGTCGCGACCTGGCTTTCGCACGGCCAGTTTCTCGACATCGACAATCTTCAGTCGATGGGCGGCCAATTGCCCGAACTCGGCTTGCTTGCGCTCGGCATCATGTTGTCGATGGTCTCGGGCAATGGCGGCATCGACCTCTCGGGCGTCGGGCTCGCGAACCTGTCGGGCATGGTCGCGGCGATGGCTCTGCCGCACATGGTCTCCGCCGACGATTCGCCCGCGCTCTATACGGCCGTGTTCGTCGGCATCGTCGTCGCGATGGGCCTGATCGGCGGCCTGCTGAACGGCGTGGTCATCGCCAAGCTCAGGCTGACGCCGATTCTCTGCACGCTCGGCACGCAATTGCTCTTCACGGGCATCGCCGTCGTGTTGAGCAACGGCGCGTCGGTGCGAGTCGAATATGTCGATCCGCTGTCGAACATCGGCAACGGCACGTTCCTTCAGGTGCCCATCTCGCTGTGGATCTTCATTGCGGCGGTGCTCGTGCTCGGCTGGGTCCTCAAGCGCACGCCGTTCGGCCTGCGGCTCTACCTCATGGGCACCAATCCCAAAGCCGCCTTCTATGCGGGCATTCCGCGCGCGCGCATGCTGATTCTGACTTACGGCATGTGCGGCGTGCTGGCATCGCTGGCGGGTCTCATCAGCGCGACGCATACGTCCAGCGCGAAGTGGGATTACGGCAACTCTTATCTCCTGATCGCGATCCTGATCGCGGTGATGGGCGGCGTGAATCCGGCGGGCGGCTACGGACGCATTGTCTGCGTGTTTCTCGCGGCAACGGTCCTGCAATTCCTGTCGAGCCTCTTCAATCTGCTTGGCGTCTCCCAGTTTTTCGGCGATTGCGCGTGGGGTTTCCTGCTGCTCGCCTCGCTCGCCTTCGCGGGCGGCGAGCGTGTCCGCGCGATCTTCGGCATCGGCGGAGCCAAGCCCACATCCAAGATTCCACCGCCGCCTGCATCGACGGGACGTTGA
- a CDS encoding ABC transporter permease, whose protein sequence is MSMSESIRGAASETVPQAASNVAPRVRKGSLYAQLMRKPEWFTAGLILVTCLIVGSLNPRFFQFATLFDMLHSATTVSLFALGTLVVLASGGIDVSFTAIAALTMYSITKAVFAWWPECPFALIVLTGALGGVLLGVVNGMLVHRLKAPSLIVTIGTQYLFRGLLLTFVGTQFFMNIPHSMDVFGRLPLFYYHTADGLRAVLPVSVLALVIAAIVTWWLLNRTMMGRGVYAMGGSLAIAERLGYNLRAIHLFVFGYTGLLAGVAGILHVSTNRLANPFDLVGTELDVIAAVILGGARITGGTGTVTGTLLGVVLVTLINSVLILVGVPSTWQKVIIGAFILVAGTLFALGRRQ, encoded by the coding sequence ATGAGCATGAGCGAATCCATCCGCGGCGCCGCAAGCGAGACCGTGCCGCAAGCCGCGAGCAACGTCGCGCCCCGCGTGCGCAAGGGCAGTCTCTACGCGCAATTGATGCGCAAGCCGGAGTGGTTCACCGCCGGGCTGATCCTGGTCACGTGTCTGATCGTGGGCAGTCTCAACCCGCGCTTCTTCCAGTTCGCAACGCTCTTCGACATGCTGCATTCCGCGACCACGGTGTCGCTGTTTGCACTGGGGACGCTCGTCGTGCTCGCGTCGGGCGGGATCGACGTATCGTTCACGGCCATCGCTGCGTTGACGATGTATTCGATCACGAAGGCGGTGTTCGCATGGTGGCCCGAATGTCCGTTCGCGCTGATCGTGTTGACGGGCGCATTGGGCGGCGTGCTGCTCGGTGTCGTCAACGGCATGCTCGTGCATCGGCTGAAAGCGCCTTCGCTGATCGTCACCATCGGCACGCAATATCTGTTTCGCGGCTTGTTGCTGACCTTCGTCGGCACGCAGTTCTTCATGAACATTCCGCACAGCATGGATGTGTTCGGCCGCTTGCCGCTTTTCTATTACCACACGGCGGACGGCTTGCGCGCGGTGCTTCCCGTGTCGGTGCTGGCGCTCGTGATCGCGGCGATCGTCACATGGTGGCTGCTCAATCGAACGATGATGGGCCGCGGCGTCTATGCAATGGGCGGCAGTCTCGCCATTGCGGAACGGCTCGGCTATAACCTGCGCGCGATCCACTTGTTCGTGTTCGGCTACACGGGTCTGCTCGCAGGCGTGGCGGGCATTCTGCATGTATCGACGAACCGGCTCGCCAATCCGTTCGATCTCGTCGGCACGGAACTCGATGTCATTGCCGCGGTGATACTCGGCGGCGCGCGCATTACCGGCGGCACGGGGACGGTGACAGGAACGCTGCTCGGTGTCGTGCTCGTCACGCTCATCAATAGCGTGCTGATTCTCGTGGGTGTACCGAGCACGTGGCAGAAGGTCATCATCGGCGCATTCATTCTGGTCGCAGGAACGCTCTTCGCGTTGGGTCGCAGGCAGTAG
- a CDS encoding alpha/beta fold hydrolase — protein sequence MNDSTSAIDAVQYAQVTGGLYPVSIEYQWLNAELKDAPIAVFLHEGLGSIALWKDWPQSLCDRLGCRGLVYSRPGYGRSTPRRADEHWAADFLHHQAQVVLPALLDAIGVNQSERARMWIIGHSDGGTIALLYASAYPESLAGVAVLAPHVFVEPMTVQAITQARSAYESGALRSRLEPYHQNVDSAFYGWNDAWLDPAFLHWDITTTLVSIRRPLLAIQGYDDEYASMQQIDKIKAAVAHAHLVKLPDCRHSPHRDAAEAVNEAIAAFFDAERTA from the coding sequence ATGAATGATTCCACAAGCGCTATCGACGCTGTCCAATATGCTCAGGTGACCGGCGGTCTGTATCCGGTATCCATCGAATATCAATGGCTCAACGCCGAGCTCAAAGACGCGCCCATAGCGGTATTCCTGCACGAAGGACTAGGTTCCATTGCGTTATGGAAGGACTGGCCGCAGTCGCTATGTGATCGCCTCGGTTGCCGCGGACTCGTGTATTCGCGTCCGGGTTATGGACGTTCGACGCCGCGTCGCGCAGACGAGCATTGGGCGGCAGATTTCCTGCATCATCAAGCACAGGTCGTCCTGCCTGCGCTGCTCGATGCGATCGGCGTGAACCAAAGCGAGCGCGCTCGCATGTGGATCATCGGGCATAGCGACGGCGGGACGATCGCCTTGCTCTATGCAAGCGCGTATCCCGAGTCGTTGGCCGGTGTCGCCGTCCTTGCGCCGCATGTGTTCGTCGAGCCGATGACGGTTCAGGCAATCACGCAAGCGCGAAGCGCTTATGAGAGCGGCGCCTTGCGCTCGCGTCTTGAGCCGTACCATCAGAATGTCGATTCCGCCTTCTATGGATGGAACGACGCATGGCTCGATCCCGCGTTCCTTCATTGGGATATCACCACGACGCTCGTATCCATCCGCCGGCCGCTGCTCGCCATTCAAGGTTACGACGATGAATACGCGTCCATGCAGCAGATCGACAAGATCAAGGCAGCGGTTGCTCACGCTCATCTCGTCAAGCTGCCGGACTGCCGTCATTCGCCTCACCGCGACGCAGCCGAAGCAGTGAACGAAGCCATTGCCGCCTTCTTCGATGCAGAGCGGACTGCGTGA
- a CDS encoding DeoR/GlpR family DNA-binding transcription regulator, with product MAKIDRLRTLSSALEKQNVMRLRDAAALLGVSEMTVRRDVAANPGQFTYLGGYIVSAADLPNAAGYTIDEEKDHFAQAKAIASSHAARLLANNETVFIDCGTTLTTLARQIPAEMHLTVVCYSLNVAEILRRKPNIRMILLGGVYVPSSESFASDESVETLRRMGINKAFMSAGGVDEVRGVTCWNFHEVAIKQAAMASSVERHLVVDASKFGKVKAVRFSQISDFDSVITEEGQRRSTDSRE from the coding sequence ATGGCCAAGATCGACCGCCTCCGCACGCTCTCGAGCGCATTAGAAAAACAAAACGTGATGCGTCTTCGCGATGCCGCCGCGCTTCTCGGTGTCTCCGAAATGACGGTGCGCAGGGACGTTGCGGCCAACCCCGGGCAGTTCACTTACCTGGGCGGTTATATCGTGAGCGCGGCGGACTTGCCCAATGCGGCGGGCTATACCATCGACGAGGAGAAGGATCACTTCGCGCAAGCGAAAGCCATTGCGTCGAGTCATGCGGCGCGCCTGCTCGCGAACAACGAGACTGTGTTCATCGACTGCGGCACGACGTTGACGACACTCGCGCGGCAGATTCCCGCTGAAATGCATCTGACCGTGGTGTGTTACTCGCTCAACGTCGCGGAGATTCTGCGCCGCAAGCCGAACATCCGCATGATTTTGCTCGGCGGCGTGTACGTGCCTTCGTCGGAATCATTCGCCAGCGATGAAAGCGTCGAAACGCTTCGGCGCATGGGAATCAATAAGGCATTCATGTCGGCCGGCGGCGTCGATGAAGTACGCGGCGTGACGTGCTGGAACTTTCATGAAGTCGCCATCAAACAAGCGGCCATGGCGAGTTCCGTCGAACGGCATTTGGTCGTCGATGCGAGTAAGTTCGGCAAGGTGAAAGCGGTGCGCTTCTCGCAGATCTCAGACTTCGACTCTGTCATTACAGAGGAAGGGCAACGGCGCAGCACGGACTCACGCGAATAG
- a CDS encoding sugar ABC transporter ATP-binding protein, translating into MTQETPLLEVVDIHKRFTGVYALRGVSLAFQRGQIYHLLGENGCGKSTLIKIISGAQPPDEGELVIEGARHARLSPLEALSAGIETVYQDLSLLPNMSVAENVALTSELAEHAGKLARTFDRRALATTAARALEAVGLPGDAEFQKTLIEQLPLATRQLVAIARAIASEAKFVIMDEPTTSLTQKEVDNLIAVLARLRAQGVAVLFVSHKLDECYAIGGEVIVLRDGQKMAQGPIEHYTKAQISELMTGKHLSTDRYREEGEARASKVVLDVKELGRKGQFADVSFALHEGEILGVTGLLDSGRNELARALAGVAPADSGVVTLDGMRVRLQSPADARTQRIGYVPEDRLNEGLFLDKPIRDNVVTAMIASLRDRIGQIDRKRAQALAERTVKDLQIATPDVDKPVQSLSGGNQQRVLIGRWLAINPRVLILHGPTVGVDVGSKDIIYRIMQRLSKEGIGIILISDDLPELLQNCDRILMMKKGRVAGEYRADRLSEADLYHALLSEAA; encoded by the coding sequence ATGACCCAAGAGACACCGCTCCTCGAAGTCGTCGATATTCATAAGCGCTTTACCGGCGTCTATGCGCTGCGTGGCGTGAGCCTCGCGTTTCAGCGCGGGCAGATTTATCACCTGCTCGGCGAAAACGGCTGTGGCAAGAGCACGCTCATCAAGATCATCTCGGGCGCGCAGCCGCCGGACGAAGGCGAGCTCGTGATCGAAGGCGCGCGTCATGCGCGGCTCTCGCCGCTCGAAGCATTGTCCGCCGGCATCGAGACCGTGTATCAGGACTTGTCGCTTTTGCCGAACATGAGCGTGGCCGAGAACGTCGCGCTGACTTCGGAGCTCGCGGAGCACGCAGGCAAGCTCGCGCGCACGTTCGACCGGCGCGCGCTCGCCACGACCGCCGCACGCGCGCTGGAAGCCGTTGGTTTGCCGGGCGATGCCGAGTTCCAGAAGACGCTGATCGAACAATTGCCGCTGGCGACGCGCCAACTCGTGGCCATTGCGCGCGCCATTGCGAGCGAAGCGAAGTTCGTCATCATGGACGAGCCCACGACCTCGCTCACGCAGAAAGAGGTCGACAACCTGATCGCGGTGCTTGCGAGACTGCGCGCGCAAGGCGTGGCTGTGCTGTTCGTGAGTCACAAGCTCGACGAGTGCTATGCGATCGGCGGCGAAGTCATCGTGTTGCGCGACGGTCAGAAGATGGCGCAAGGACCGATCGAACACTACACGAAGGCGCAGATCAGCGAGCTCATGACGGGCAAGCATCTTTCGACCGACCGGTACCGCGAAGAAGGCGAGGCGCGTGCATCGAAAGTCGTGCTCGATGTAAAGGAACTGGGCCGCAAGGGTCAGTTCGCCGACGTATCGTTCGCTTTGCACGAAGGCGAGATTCTCGGCGTGACGGGACTGCTGGACTCCGGCCGCAATGAACTGGCGCGCGCGCTCGCGGGCGTGGCACCGGCGGACAGCGGCGTCGTAACGCTCGACGGCATGCGCGTTCGCCTGCAATCGCCCGCGGATGCCAGAACGCAACGCATCGGCTATGTGCCGGAAGACCGCCTGAACGAAGGGCTGTTTCTCGACAAGCCGATCCGCGATAACGTCGTGACCGCGATGATCGCGAGCTTGCGCGACCGCATCGGGCAAATCGATCGCAAGCGCGCGCAGGCGCTGGCCGAGCGCACCGTCAAGGATCTGCAAATCGCCACGCCCGATGTCGACAAGCCAGTGCAGTCGCTTTCCGGCGGCAACCAGCAGCGCGTGCTGATCGGCCGCTGGCTCGCGATCAATCCACGCGTGCTGATTCTGCATGGCCCGACAGTCGGCGTCGATGTTGGCTCCAAGGACATCATTTACCGCATCATGCAGCGGCTGTCGAAAGAGGGCATCGGCATCATTCTCATCAGCGATGATCTGCCCGAACTGCTGCAAAACTGCGATCGCATTCTGATGATGAAGAAAGGCCGCGTCGCCGGCGAATATCGCGCCGATCGTCTGAGCGAGGCCGATCTGTATCACGCGCTACTTTCTGAGGCAGCATGA
- a CDS encoding autoinducer 2 ABC transporter substrate-binding protein produces MKLKTFGTALTAIALAAGAVMAAQAATNETIVTVVKVTGINWFNRMDDGVKEFGKANPNINVYQTGPGRADAAQQLKIIEDLIAKKVTAIAVVPYDPPTLEPALKKAMDRGIKVVTHEADNAKNTMVDIEAFDNTAYGAGLNERLAKCMGQQGKWAVLVGSLGSRSQVQWADGGIGNAKAKYPKMDLVEPKLETNNDGERAYQVAKEVLRKHPDLTGFQGSSSLDVIGIGRAVEEAGKVGKICVYGTGLPTEAGKFLESGAINGIAFWDPKLAGIAMNKVAQMLVDGKTVENGADLGITGYNKVTVSKGPGKGVIVRGTGWVDVDKTNYKQYPF; encoded by the coding sequence ATGAAGCTCAAGACTTTCGGCACCGCGCTGACCGCCATTGCGCTCGCTGCGGGCGCGGTCATGGCCGCCCAGGCCGCGACGAACGAAACGATCGTCACGGTCGTCAAGGTGACCGGCATCAACTGGTTCAATCGCATGGACGACGGCGTGAAAGAGTTCGGCAAGGCGAACCCGAACATCAACGTCTATCAGACAGGACCCGGCCGCGCCGACGCCGCGCAGCAATTGAAGATCATCGAAGACCTGATCGCGAAGAAGGTCACTGCGATTGCAGTGGTTCCGTACGATCCGCCGACGCTCGAACCCGCGCTCAAGAAGGCAATGGATCGCGGCATCAAGGTGGTCACGCATGAAGCCGACAACGCAAAGAACACGATGGTCGACATCGAAGCGTTCGACAACACCGCATACGGCGCGGGCCTGAACGAACGTCTCGCGAAGTGCATGGGGCAGCAGGGCAAGTGGGCGGTGCTGGTCGGCTCGCTCGGCAGCCGCTCGCAGGTGCAATGGGCGGACGGCGGCATCGGCAACGCAAAGGCCAAGTATCCGAAGATGGATCTCGTCGAGCCGAAGCTCGAAACGAATAACGACGGCGAGCGCGCGTATCAGGTCGCGAAGGAAGTGCTGCGCAAGCATCCGGACCTGACCGGTTTTCAGGGCTCTTCGTCGCTGGATGTGATCGGCATCGGGCGCGCAGTGGAAGAGGCCGGCAAGGTCGGCAAGATCTGCGTGTACGGCACGGGTCTGCCCACCGAAGCGGGCAAGTTCCTCGAAAGCGGCGCAATCAACGGCATCGCATTCTGGGACCCGAAGCTCGCCGGCATCGCGATGAACAAGGTGGCGCAGATGCTCGTCGACGGCAAGACGGTGGAGAACGGCGCGGACCTCGGCATTACCGGCTATAACAAGGTCACGGTGAGCAAAGGGCCGGGCAAGGGCGTGATCGTTCGCGGCACCGGCTGGGTGGACGTGGACAAGACGAACTACAAGCAATACCCGTTCTGA